GCAACGCTGGCCGGACGGCAACGAATACCTCACCGGCATGACTCGCAGCCAGGGTTATCAGGACTATCCCGGCCTGGGCTGGACGGTGGTGGCACGGCAATCGGTGGAGCAGGCCTATGCCCCCGCCCAGCGTATGCTGCTGAACATTCTCATCTGGGGCAGTGCCCTGGCCCTGGCCTTCGCCTTCTTCGGCTGGTTGATCAGCGGTTACTTCACCCGGCCGCTGCAGGAGATCGCCGAGGCTGCCGACCGCCTCAGCGCTGGCGAGGTCAGCGAGATTCCAGAGATGCAGGGCAGCCGCGAGATCACCCAGCTAAGCCAGTCCATCCGCCATCTGGTGGAAAGCCTGACCCTGCAGAAACGCGCTCTCGGCGCCATGGAAACCCTGGCCCACCACGACCCGCTGACTGGCCTGCCAAACCGTGTGGCCCTGGAGAAGTACCTGCCCCGGGCGCAGCACCGTTGTCAGGCGCAGCAGCAGTGCCTGACCCTGCTCTACCTCGATCTCGATGACTTCAAGCCGATCAATGATACCTATGGTCACAGCGCCGGCGACCACCTGTTGCGTGAGCTGGCACAACGTCTCAAGAGCAACCTGCGCGACGGCGACATGGTGGCACGCCTGGGCGGTGACGAATTCCTCATGATCATGCTGGTCAACGAGGCGGATGCCCGCCAGCAGGCGCGCCAGGTGGCCGAACGCGCCATCGCTAGCCTCGGCCAGCCCGTGCAACTGGAAGAGGGCCAAGTGCGCATCGGCTGCAGCATCGGCGGTGCCATCTGGCCGCTGGATCACGCCGACCTCGGCGAGGCGCTGGAGCTGGCCGACCAGGCCCTCTATCGGGCCAAACAGGAAGGGCGCAACCGCGCCCAGTTCCAGGACGGCGCGATCACGATCTCATGATCCCGGGGCGTCGGCCACGATCATCTGCGCGGCCTTCTCGGCGATCATCAGCACCGGCGAGCAGGTATTGCCGGAAACGATGGTCGGCATGATCGAGGCATCGACCACACGCAAGCCGCCGATGCCGTGCACGCGCAGGCGCGCATCGACCACGGCGTCACGCCCCTGCCCCATGGCGCAGGTGCCGGCAGGATGGAAGATGGTGGTGCCGATCTCCCCCGCCGCACGCTGCAAATCCTCTTCGCTGTCGTAGCCCGCCCCCGGCTTGTATTCCTGCGGCCGGTAAGGTGCCAGTGCCGGTGCAGCGACGATGCGCCGGGTCAGGCGAATGGCAGCGGCCGCCACCTGCAGGTCGCGGGCATCGCTCAGGTAATGCGGGCTGATACGGGGCGCATCCTTGAGCTGCGCCGAAGCGATCTCGACACGCCCCCGGCTGTATGGGCGCAGGTTGCATACCGAGGCGGTGAAAGCCGGGAAATCGTGCAGCGGCTCGCCGAAACGATCCAGCGACAGCGGCTGCACGTGATACTGCAGATTGGCGCGCGCCTGGCCAGGATCGGACTTGGCGAAGGCGCCAAGCTGGCTGGGCGCCATGGACAACGGGCCGCTACGCTTGAGCAGGTATTCCAGCCCCATGCCCAGCTTGCCCCAGGGCGTGGCGGCGATGCGGTTGAGCGTCTTCACCCCCTCGACCCGATAGATCAGGCGTAGCTGCAAATGATCCTGCAGGTTCTCGCCGACACCAGGCAGTTCGTGCTTCACCCCGATACCAAGCCGCTCGAGCAAGGGCCGCGGGCCGATGCCGGAGCGTTGCAACAACGCGGGCGAACCGATGGCACCGGCGCACAGCAACACTTCACGGCGCGCCGCCACGCGCACCTGGCGCCCCTGCCAGCGCAGCGACAAGGCCTGCGCCCTGGCTGCATCCAGCTCCACCCGCTCGGCCTCGGCATCCGTCAGCACGTGCAGGTTCGGGCGCTGGCGAATGCCACGCAGAAAGGCCTTGGAGGCATTCCAGCGCACACCGCCTTTCTGATTGACCTGGAAGTAGCTGCAGCCTTCGTTGTCGCCGCCGTTGAAGTCCTCGATGCTGGCGATACCGCTCTGCGCCGCAGCCTCGCGAAAGGCTTCGAGAATCTCCCAGGACAGGCGCTGACGCTCCACCCGCCACTCGCCATCGCCGCCGTGCAGCGCACTGTTGCCGGCGAAGTGATCCTCCGTGCGCTTGAACAGCGGCAGCACCTCGTTCCAGGCCCACCCCGGATTGCCCGCTGCGGCCCAGGCATCGTAGTCGGCAGCCTGGCCGCGCATGTAGATCATGCCGTTGATCGACGAGCAGCCGCCGAGCACGCGACCACGCGGGTACTTGAGGCTGCGCCCGTGCAGGCCGGGATCGGCCTCGGTGGCATAGCACCAGTCCGTGCGCGGGTTGCCGATGCAGTAGAGGTAACCGACGGGAATGTGAATCCAGGGGTAGTTGTCGCGCCCGCCTGCCTCGATCAGCAGCACGCTGACGCCCGGGTCGGCGGAAAGCCGGTTGGCCAGCAGGCAACCGGCGGGGCCGGCGCCGACGATCAGGTAGTCATAGGCATCCAGGGGTGCTTGCGACATGGGCATCCTCGCGTGTCGTTCTTGTCGTTGGCCCACAGCCTAAAACAAGCGCAGCGCGAGGATGAATGATCTTTTGGTCTGAGAGCACAGCTCTCAGACGTGCTGCAGCTCGGCTCGCACCTGCGCCTCCAGCTCACCCTTGAGCGCTGGCGGTAGCTGTAGCTGGCGCGCCAGCTCTTCCAGGTAGGCGCGCTCCATGAAGTGCTCCTCGTCCACCATCAGCACGCTGGCCAGGTACATTTCCGCGGCCATTTCCGGCGTGCTGGCGGCGCGCGCGACGTCGGCCGGATCCAGTGGCTTGTTCAGCTCGGCATGCAGCCAGGCCTGCAGCTCGGCATCCTGCGCCAGCTTGCCCAGCTCCTCCTCGATCAATTGCCGCTCACGCTCGTCGACATGGCCGTCGGCCTTGGCCGCAGCCACCAGCGCCTTGAGAATCGCATGGCTGTGTTGCTCGGCCTGCGGCGCCGGCAAACGATCCAGGGTCTGCGGTTCAACCGGCTGCGTGCCACCCTGCTGGGCCTGTTGCGCCTGCCAGTTGCCGTAGGCCTTGTAGGCCAGCACGCCCAGCGCGGCCAGGCCGCCATAGATCGCCACCTTGCCACCGACCTTGCGTACCCGCTTGTTGCCCAGCAGCATGGCCAGCGCCGCACCACCACCGGCGCCCTTGAGCATCGAGCCGAGATCGCTGCCACCGCCCTTGCCGGACTTGCCCCCAAGCAGACCGCCCAAGGCGCCACCCAGGCCGGACGAGGAAGCACCACCGCCCTGCTGCTGCAGCATGTCTTGGCCGGATTTCAATAATTGGTCGAGCAGGCCGCGCGTGTTCATGGAGGCTCTCCGAGAGTTGAAAGCCCTGAATCTACTGCGAAGCCACGCTGACGTCGGTTCGAGATTGCGTCAGGATATTGCGCGCGGATCGGCAGCGGACTCAGCGTGGAGCGATATGCGCCACCATCAACTGCACGCTCTCGTTGCCACGGAACTCGTTGAGGTCGAGCTTGTAGGCCAGTTCGGCCCAGCGCAGCGTGGGATTGGGCCAGACCTCGCGGTCGATGTTGAAGGCGATGCCATCGAGCTGCACGCTGCCGCATTCGGTCTTGAGTACCAGCTTCAGATGGCGTTCGCCGACGATGCGCTGATTGACGACCTGGAACACACCATGGAACAGCGGCTCGGGGAAATGCTGGCCCCAGGGCCCGGCATTGCGCAGGGCACGGGCCAGTTCCAGATGGAATTCGGTGGCGTCGAGCTGGCCATCGGAGAGCAGGCGCCCGGTCAGGTCGTCCTCGCTGAGCTGACGGCGCACTTCGGCGTCGAAGGCGGCGGCGAAGGCGCCGAAGTTGGCCTGCGGCAGCGACAGGCCTGCGGCCATGGCATGCCCGCCGAACTTGCTGATCAGCCCCGGATGCCTTGCGGCCACGGCGTCCAAAGCATCACGAATATGCAGCCCCGGCACCGAACGCGCAGAGCCCTTGAGCATGCCCTCACCGGCGTCGGCGAAAGCGATGGCCGGGCGGTGGTAACGCTCCTTCAGACGCGAGGCGAGAATGCCGATCACCCCCTGATGCCAGTCCGGCTCGAACAGGCACAGGCCGAACGGCATGTCGTCCAGGGACAGATCCTTGAGCTGGGCCAGCGCCTCGCGCTGCATGCCCTGCTCGATGGCCTTGCGATCCTGATTGAGCTGGTCGAGTTGCACCGCCATGTCGCGGGCCAGGGCCTCGTCGTCGCAGAGCAGGCATTCGATCCCCAGGCTCATGTCGTCCAGGCGCCCGGCCGCGTTCAGTCGTGGGCCGAGGATAAAGCCCAGGTCGGTGGAGGTGATGCGCCGATGATCGCGTCCGGCCACTTCGAGGATCGCCCGCAGGCCCGGCCGCGCCCGTCCGGCACGGATGCGCGCCAGGCCCTGGTGCACCAGGATGCGGTTGTTGGCGTCCAGCGGCACCACGTCGGCCACGCTGCCCAAGGCCACCAGATCGAGCAGCTCACCCAGATTCGGCTCCGCACGGCTGGCGAACCAGCCGCTTTCACGCAGGCGCGCACGCAATGCCAGCAGCACGTAGAACATCACCCCGACGCCTGCCATGGCCTTGCTGGGGAAGCTGCAGCCCGGCTGGTTGGGATTGACGATGGCATCGGCGGCCGGCAGTTCCGGCCCCGGCAGATGGTGATCGGTGACCAGCACCTTGAGCCCGGCGGCCTTGGCTGCGGCTACGCCATCGACGCTGGAGATGCCGTTGTCCACGGTCAGCAACAGATCGGGCTGGCGCTGCAGCGCCACGGCGACGATTTCCGGCGTCAGGCCATAGCCGTACTCGAAGCGATTCGGCACCAGATAGTCGACATGCGCCGCACCAAGCAGGCGCAGACCGAGCACACCGACCGTACTGGCCGTGGCGCCGTCAGCGTCGAAGTCACCGACGATCAGGATGCGCTGGCGCTGCGCCAGCGCCTCGACCAGCAGTTTGACCGCTGCATCTATACCCTTGAGCTGCTGGTACGGGATCAGCCGTGCCAGGCCCTTGTCCAGCTCCTCGGCGGACTGCACGCCACGGGCGGCGTAGAGACGGGTGAGCAGCGGCGGCAGGTTGCCCAGGTCAGGCAGTTGTGCAGGTAGGGGACGGGCTTCGATACGCATGGGCGAGGTGTCGCTTTTTCAAGATGGTACGGTTTTTTCTCCCCTCTCCCATTTATGGGAGAGGGGCTGGGGGAGAGGGCCAATCCAGCAACACCGAGCCGCCGAAATCCCCCTCTCCCTAGCCCTCTCCCCGAGGGGAGAGGGAACTGCATCCGGCTACGGTTTCAACGCTGGCCAGCCAACCACTCCAGCGGGATTTCATGCTGGCCACGCTCGTCGGTGACGAACAGCTCGCCATCGCTGATCATCACGCTCCAGGACAGCGAACGCGGCATGTCCAGCGCCAGGTCGGCCAGCGCCTCCTGGCCCAGAGCGACCACGTTGATGTTCTTCAGGCTGCGCACCGGGTCGAGGCACTTGCCCTGCCACACGCGCAGGTTGCCATAGGCCACCAGGCTGAACTTTTCGGTACGCCGCGAGCACCAGGTGATGCGCTCGCTATCGGGCTGACCGACTTCGATCCAGTGCAACACGCGATCGTCCAGGCTCTTTTCCCACAGCGCCGGTTCGTCGACGTCCGACAGGCCACGACCGAAGGCCAGTTGCTCGTGATAGAACAGTGCATAGGCGATCAACCGCGCGGCCAGGCGCTCTTCGGTTTCCGAGGGGTGGCGGGCGACGGTGAAGCGCAGGTTCTCGTAGACGCTGCGATCCATGTCGGTGAGGTTCAGTTCGATCTTGTAGGTGGTCGATGGCAGGGCCATGGCGGGCTTCTTGGCTGGTCGAAAGAACGCCAGTCTACCCCGAAAGCATGGCCCCGCCGACCATCAACAGGTCATGCGGGTGATCCGCAACTGCTCGTCGGTGTAATCGATGATCGCCTGTAGGCTGTTCAGATCGAGGTGCAGGCGGCAGTAATGCTCACCATGGCGCCAGGCCAGCTGCAGTTGATCATCCGTCGAATAGTTCAGCTCGAAGCGCCCCTCAAAGGCCGGGTGCTGGCAACGAAAGCGCATCAGCGCCAGCAGGCGCTGCACCAGCGGCTGCTGCAAGGCCTGCTCGGCCTCCTCCAGGCTATAGTAATGGCGATTGACGTCACGCGCCTCGCCGGTCTGCTCGAGCAGGTCGAAGTCGTTGCAGCCGCACAGCAGGCCGACGTAGTACACCTGGGGGATACCGGGCACGAAGAACTGGATGGCACGGGCAGCAATATAGGCCTCGTCATTGCGCATCAAGGCCTCGTAGAAGGTGCAGGTGAGTTGGTAGATGGCGCCGACGCTGTGCACGTTCACCGCCGAGCGACGCAGGATGGGGTCGGCGCTGCGGGTCGAGACTTCGTCGATCAGGTACTGAATCTGCGCCTCGGGTAGCATGCCTTCAACATCCGGGATGCAGATGCCGTCATGGGTATCGAGCACGGTGACCTGGTTGCGCGGGCACATGCGCAGCCAGTTCTTCAGGTAGCGGCTGCTGCCACTGAGCAAGGCATGCAGCACCAGCGGCGGTAGAGCGAAACCGTAGGGGCGCATCTGCCGCCGCGAGATGGCGTACTGGTAGCTGATGTGATCATGCACTTCCGGCATCATCTCGGCATCGTACTTGGCCCCGGTTTCGCGGAACCACTCGAGAATGCGGTAAACGTTCGGCTCCACCAGGAAGCAACTGGTACCGATACGCTTGGTGGTGTAACCGAAGGCATCCAGACGGAACAGCTTGACCCCGCGCGCGGCGAGAAAGGCCATGTACTGCTCCATTAGCTGGTAGGTCTGCGGCGAATCGTAATTGAGGTCGATCTGCCGCTCGGTGAAGGTGCACCAGACCCGACAGGTCTCGCCACTGGCCAGACGCACCTCGCGAAACGGTTCCTTTTCCTTGCGGATATGGATCTTGGCCAGGTCGTCGTGAGTGATCTCGCCAAGGCTGTCGACCTGCACGAAGAGATCCGCATAGCGCGAATTCTGGCCATGGGCGAGGAAGTCCAGGAACTCCGGCGACTCGTCGGCGATATGGCTGATCACCAGGTCGACGCACAGGTCGAAACGCGCGGAGATCCGCTCGACATCCGCCCAGTCGCCGTAGCGTGGATCCACCTCCATATGGGTGAGCGGCGAGAAGCCACCATCGGCGTTGGAGGGGTACAGCGGCAGGATATGCACGCCGCCCAAGGCATCGCCCAGGTGCCGATCGAGGAATTGGTAAAGTTCCCCCAGGTTACGCCCCAGGCGGTCGGGATAGGTGATCAGTTGAACGGCATTGCGCAGCGTCATGAGCCCCCCGGCGTCTTCGATGGTCTGACAAAGGCGTACGCCAAGATCACCAAGCCTGTCAAGGAAACAGCGCCATGCCGTGGGGCTAACGCGCCGGCTCTGCTACCAGCAGCCAATCGCCGGTCGGCAGGCACCGCACGCGGTTGCGCCCCTGATGCTTGGCGCTGTACAGGGCCTGATCGGCCTGCGCCAGCAGCCATTGCAGATCACACTCAGCATCCGCACAGAAAGAGACGCCAATGCTGACGCTGCGCGTCAGGCCGTTGCTTTCGAGGGTAAAGAAGTCAGCGCGAATGCGTTCCGCCATCGTCATGGCCTGCTGCCGATCAGCCACGATCAGGCAAGCGAACTCCTCACCGCCAATCCGCGCGAAGATGTCTTCCTTGCGCATCTGGCCCTGCACCAGCTTGGCAAAGTCGACCAGCACCTGATCCCCGGCGGCATGACCGAAGCCATCGTTGATCCGTTTGAAATGGTCGAGGTCGAACAGCAACAGCGCCAGCGGCCGTTGCTGGCGCCGGCACAGCGCCAACAGGCGCTCACCACTTTCGAGAAATCCACGCCGATTGGCGACACCGGTCAGCACGTCACGATAGGCCGCCAGGCGCAGCCCCTGCTCGGCACGCTCCTTGACCATCGACAGCATGACGAAGGCCATGCCCACCGCGTAGAGCAAGCTTTCGATCAACAGATAACCGAACAGTGGGCTGTTCTGTAGCGCACCTGCCGACTCATCGAAGCTCAACAGTGCCCGCATGGTCATGAAGGCGAGGTGAAAGGCGATCAGGATCATGGCGGGGAGTGGCGAAACATCCAGCTGCGAACGTGCTCGCCACAATTCCAGCAGCGCAGCCAGCAGGTACGCCCCCATCAGCAAGGTATTGAACAACACACGAGCCTGCAGGCTCTGGTAGAACGGCGGCCAGAAGCAAGCCGCCAACCACAGTAGAGCACCG
The genomic region above belongs to Pseudomonas sp. GOM7 and contains:
- a CDS encoding tellurite resistance TerB family protein → MNTRGLLDQLLKSGQDMLQQQGGGASSSGLGGALGGLLGGKSGKGGGSDLGSMLKGAGGGAALAMLLGNKRVRKVGGKVAIYGGLAALGVLAYKAYGNWQAQQAQQGGTQPVEPQTLDRLPAPQAEQHSHAILKALVAAAKADGHVDERERQLIEEELGKLAQDAELQAWLHAELNKPLDPADVARAASTPEMAAEMYLASVLMVDEEHFMERAYLEELARQLQLPPALKGELEAQVRAELQHV
- a CDS encoding GMC family oxidoreductase; this encodes MSQAPLDAYDYLIVGAGPAGCLLANRLSADPGVSVLLIEAGGRDNYPWIHIPVGYLYCIGNPRTDWCYATEADPGLHGRSLKYPRGRVLGGCSSINGMIYMRGQAADYDAWAAAGNPGWAWNEVLPLFKRTEDHFAGNSALHGGDGEWRVERQRLSWEILEAFREAAAQSGIASIEDFNGGDNEGCSYFQVNQKGGVRWNASKAFLRGIRQRPNLHVLTDAEAERVELDAARAQALSLRWQGRQVRVAARREVLLCAGAIGSPALLQRSGIGPRPLLERLGIGVKHELPGVGENLQDHLQLRLIYRVEGVKTLNRIAATPWGKLGMGLEYLLKRSGPLSMAPSQLGAFAKSDPGQARANLQYHVQPLSLDRFGEPLHDFPAFTASVCNLRPYSRGRVEIASAQLKDAPRISPHYLSDARDLQVAAAAIRLTRRIVAAPALAPYRPQEYKPGAGYDSEEDLQRAAGEIGTTIFHPAGTCAMGQGRDAVVDARLRVHGIGGLRVVDASIMPTIVSGNTCSPVLMIAEKAAQMIVADAPGS
- a CDS encoding GGDEF domain-containing protein codes for the protein MFQFHLPSLLVANTSVITLCGLLLLFSWLRGREQRLLLWAGIMLLLASAGLILNALRGMGMDWLPVIVGNMLLLLCGAMNWTAMRLFCGRSPRYAWVLAGALLWLAACFWPPFYQSLQARVLFNTLLMGAYLLAALLELWRARSQLDVSPLPAMILIAFHLAFMTMRALLSFDESAGALQNSPLFGYLLIESLLYAVGMAFVMLSMVKERAEQGLRLAAYRDVLTGVANRRGFLESGERLLALCRRQQRPLALLLFDLDHFKRINDGFGHAAGDQVLVDFAKLVQGQMRKEDIFARIGGEEFACLIVADRQQAMTMAERIRADFFTLESNGLTRSVSIGVSFCADAECDLQWLLAQADQALYSAKHQGRNRVRCLPTGDWLLVAEPAR
- the recJ gene encoding single-stranded-DNA-specific exonuclease RecJ; protein product: MRIEARPLPAQLPDLGNLPPLLTRLYAARGVQSAEELDKGLARLIPYQQLKGIDAAVKLLVEALAQRQRILIVGDFDADGATASTVGVLGLRLLGAAHVDYLVPNRFEYGYGLTPEIVAVALQRQPDLLLTVDNGISSVDGVAAAKAAGLKVLVTDHHLPGPELPAADAIVNPNQPGCSFPSKAMAGVGVMFYVLLALRARLRESGWFASRAEPNLGELLDLVALGSVADVVPLDANNRILVHQGLARIRAGRARPGLRAILEVAGRDHRRITSTDLGFILGPRLNAAGRLDDMSLGIECLLCDDEALARDMAVQLDQLNQDRKAIEQGMQREALAQLKDLSLDDMPFGLCLFEPDWHQGVIGILASRLKERYHRPAIAFADAGEGMLKGSARSVPGLHIRDALDAVAARHPGLISKFGGHAMAAGLSLPQANFGAFAAAFDAEVRRQLSEDDLTGRLLSDGQLDATEFHLELARALRNAGPWGQHFPEPLFHGVFQVVNQRIVGERHLKLVLKTECGSVQLDGIAFNIDREVWPNPTLRWAELAYKLDLNEFRGNESVQLMVAHIAPR
- a CDS encoding GGDEF domain-containing protein; translation: MPLSYSLRSRFALVIALLVGALSWMLGTLIGQYSSQQFREDTGRNLAELSYSMADRLDRDMASRAAVLRVLGSLQALRQPDDLGEVRQLLDNLQKEIPSIAWIGFVDPQGTVLASSNGLLEGASVAQRPVFLEAQKNIFIGDVHEAVLLAKLLSNPSGEAMKFVDISLPIKGSNGELVGILASHLSWAWAYEVRRSLLEPIQERRNVEFFVIGKEGSILLGPREMLGHPLELPKLADLQPGSSQWAVQRWPDGNEYLTGMTRSQGYQDYPGLGWTVVARQSVEQAYAPAQRMLLNILIWGSALALAFAFFGWLISGYFTRPLQEIAEAADRLSAGEVSEIPEMQGSREITQLSQSIRHLVESLTLQKRALGAMETLAHHDPLTGLPNRVALEKYLPRAQHRCQAQQQCLTLLYLDLDDFKPINDTYGHSAGDHLLRELAQRLKSNLRDGDMVARLGGDEFLMIMLVNEADARQQARQVAERAIASLGQPVQLEEGQVRIGCSIGGAIWPLDHADLGEALELADQALYRAKQEGRNRAQFQDGAITIS
- a CDS encoding YaeQ family protein → MALPSTTYKIELNLTDMDRSVYENLRFTVARHPSETEERLAARLIAYALFYHEQLAFGRGLSDVDEPALWEKSLDDRVLHWIEVGQPDSERITWCSRRTEKFSLVAYGNLRVWQGKCLDPVRSLKNINVVALGQEALADLALDMPRSLSWSVMISDGELFVTDERGQHEIPLEWLAGQR
- the gtfA gene encoding sucrose phosphorylase: MTLRNAVQLITYPDRLGRNLGELYQFLDRHLGDALGGVHILPLYPSNADGGFSPLTHMEVDPRYGDWADVERISARFDLCVDLVISHIADESPEFLDFLAHGQNSRYADLFVQVDSLGEITHDDLAKIHIRKEKEPFREVRLASGETCRVWCTFTERQIDLNYDSPQTYQLMEQYMAFLAARGVKLFRLDAFGYTTKRIGTSCFLVEPNVYRILEWFRETGAKYDAEMMPEVHDHISYQYAISRRQMRPYGFALPPLVLHALLSGSSRYLKNWLRMCPRNQVTVLDTHDGICIPDVEGMLPEAQIQYLIDEVSTRSADPILRRSAVNVHSVGAIYQLTCTFYEALMRNDEAYIAARAIQFFVPGIPQVYYVGLLCGCNDFDLLEQTGEARDVNRHYYSLEEAEQALQQPLVQRLLALMRFRCQHPAFEGRFELNYSTDDQLQLAWRHGEHYCRLHLDLNSLQAIIDYTDEQLRITRMTC